One Sphingobium sp. Z007 genomic region harbors:
- a CDS encoding efflux RND transporter permease subunit, translating to MIDIVKVALHRPLTFIVMAILIAIVGLLAALRTPVDIFPNIRIPVIAVAWQYSGLPPEDMSNRIISPYERVLTTTVNDIEHIESQSMQGIGIVKIYFQPGADIRTATAQVTSVSQTVLRQMPPGITPPLILNYSASTVPILQLALSGKGLSEQQLFDLGQNQIRPPLITIPGLAMPFPSGGKQRQIQIDLNPVALQSKGLTAQDVGTAIAAQNQINPAGFVKIGATQYSVRLNNAPGTIEALNDLPVKVVNGATIYMRDIAYVRDGNGPQTNVVHVEGRRSVLLTALKNGATSTLAIVDGVKEALPKISATLPDSLKILVIGDQSIFVKAAVQGVIHEGALAAALTSLMILLFLGSWRSTVIIALSIPLAILAAVAALAMFGQTLNVMTLGGLALAVGILVDDATVTIENINWHLEQGKGVVESILDGAAQIVTPAFVSLLCICIVFVPMFFLPGVAGFLFVPMALAVVFAMIASFILSRTLVPTMAMYLLRPHVAHGHMAGDAKSRNVFVRFQRGFETRFEAIRHGYLGLLRRALTARRPFLLGFMGIVILSFGLLPMLGSNFFPAVDSGQIAMHIRVPVGSRIEDTAARFERIAAAVKEMVPASELDAITDNIGLPVSSINTVYNNSGTIGPQDGDMMVTLKHGHRPTDAIVGQLREELPRRFPGTSFAFLPADITSQILNFGAPAPIDIQIAGKNAEANRAYAQKLLAKVALIPGLADARIQQPGRSPQLNVDVDRSRAGQYGLTERDVTTSLASSLAGTAQTAPVFFVDPKSGVSYPVVAQAPEYLMGSISDLSNVPVSAAAGSNGAVQPLGGLATIERSSTVPVVSHYNIAPVLDIYATVQGRDLGAVAGDINAATKALEGDVPKGATVTMRGQYATMNTAFSGLGFGLAGAIVLIYLLIVVNFQSWVDPFVIITALPAALAGIVWILFITGTTLSVPALTGAIMCMGVATANSILVVSFAREKLAEFGDATKAAMEAGLVRFRPVLMTALAMIIGMGPMALGLGEGGEQNAPLGRAVIGGLVCATIATLFFVPVIFAFVHRRHKATDPQMEMQPSHAG from the coding sequence TTGATCGATATCGTCAAGGTTGCGCTGCATCGGCCGCTGACCTTCATTGTTATGGCGATATTGATCGCGATCGTCGGCCTGTTGGCGGCGCTGCGCACCCCGGTCGACATCTTTCCCAATATTCGCATTCCGGTGATCGCCGTCGCCTGGCAATATTCCGGCCTGCCGCCCGAAGATATGAGCAACCGCATCATCAGCCCCTATGAGCGGGTGCTGACGACGACGGTCAACGATATCGAACATATCGAAAGCCAGTCGATGCAGGGCATCGGCATCGTGAAAATCTATTTCCAGCCGGGTGCCGACATCCGCACCGCCACCGCGCAGGTGACGTCGGTGTCGCAGACGGTGCTGCGCCAGATGCCGCCGGGGATCACGCCGCCGCTGATCCTGAATTACAGCGCATCGACCGTGCCGATCCTGCAACTGGCGCTGTCGGGCAAGGGATTGTCCGAACAGCAATTGTTCGACCTGGGCCAAAACCAGATCCGGCCGCCGCTTATCACTATTCCCGGCCTTGCCATGCCCTTTCCGTCGGGAGGCAAGCAGCGGCAGATCCAGATCGACCTTAATCCCGTCGCGCTCCAGTCCAAGGGGCTGACCGCGCAGGATGTCGGCACGGCGATCGCGGCGCAGAACCAGATCAATCCGGCCGGTTTCGTCAAGATCGGCGCGACCCAATATAGCGTGCGGTTGAACAATGCGCCGGGCACGATCGAGGCGCTCAATGACCTGCCGGTGAAGGTGGTGAACGGCGCGACCATATATATGCGCGACATCGCCTATGTCCGCGACGGCAATGGGCCGCAGACGAATGTCGTGCATGTCGAGGGTCGGCGATCGGTGCTGCTGACCGCGCTGAAGAATGGCGCGACGTCGACGCTGGCGATCGTGGACGGGGTGAAGGAGGCGCTGCCCAAGATCAGCGCGACGCTGCCCGACAGTTTGAAGATATTGGTGATCGGCGACCAGTCGATCTTCGTGAAGGCGGCGGTCCAGGGCGTGATCCATGAAGGCGCGCTGGCCGCGGCGCTGACGTCGCTGATGATATTGCTGTTCCTGGGATCGTGGCGATCTACGGTCATCATCGCCTTGTCGATCCCGCTGGCGATTCTGGCGGCGGTCGCGGCGCTGGCGATGTTCGGTCAGACGCTGAACGTCATGACGCTGGGCGGGCTGGCGCTGGCGGTCGGCATTTTGGTCGACGACGCCACGGTGACGATCGAGAATATCAACTGGCATCTGGAACAGGGCAAGGGAGTCGTGGAGTCGATATTGGACGGCGCGGCGCAGATCGTGACGCCGGCGTTTGTGTCGTTACTGTGCATCTGTATCGTGTTCGTGCCGATGTTCTTCCTGCCCGGCGTCGCGGGCTTCCTGTTCGTGCCGATGGCGCTGGCGGTGGTGTTCGCGATGATCGCGTCCTTCATCCTGTCGCGGACATTGGTGCCGACGATGGCGATGTATCTGCTCAGGCCTCATGTGGCGCATGGGCATATGGCAGGCGACGCCAAGTCGCGGAACGTCTTCGTGCGGTTCCAGCGCGGGTTCGAGACGCGGTTCGAGGCGATCCGGCATGGCTATCTGGGGTTGCTGCGTCGGGCGCTGACTGCGCGGAGGCCCTTCCTGCTGGGCTTCATGGGGATCGTGATCCTCTCCTTTGGGCTGTTGCCGATGCTGGGCAGCAATTTCTTCCCGGCGGTGGATTCAGGGCAGATCGCCATGCATATCCGCGTGCCGGTGGGCAGCCGGATCGAGGATACGGCCGCGCGGTTCGAGCGGATCGCTGCGGCGGTGAAGGAGATGGTGCCGGCGAGCGAGCTGGACGCGATCACCGACAATATCGGCCTGCCGGTCAGTTCCATCAACACCGTCTATAATAATAGCGGCACGATCGGCCCGCAGGATGGCGACATGATGGTCACGCTGAAACATGGCCATCGCCCGACTGATGCGATCGTCGGCCAGTTGCGCGAGGAATTGCCGCGCCGCTTCCCCGGCACCAGCTTCGCCTTCCTGCCGGCCGACATCACCAGCCAGATTCTGAACTTCGGCGCCCCTGCCCCGATCGACATCCAGATAGCGGGCAAGAATGCAGAGGCCAATCGCGCTTATGCGCAGAAGCTGCTGGCCAAGGTCGCGCTCATTCCTGGCCTGGCCGATGCCCGCATTCAGCAGCCGGGGAGGTCGCCGCAGTTGAATGTCGATGTGGATCGGTCGCGCGCGGGGCAATATGGGCTGACCGAGCGGGACGTGACGACCAGCCTGGCCAGTTCGCTGGCGGGGACGGCGCAGACGGCGCCCGTATTCTTCGTCGATCCCAAGAGCGGGGTGTCCTACCCGGTCGTGGCGCAGGCGCCCGAATATCTGATGGGATCGATCAGCGACCTGTCCAATGTCCCGGTGTCGGCCGCCGCGGGCAGCAATGGCGCGGTGCAGCCGCTCGGCGGCCTCGCCACGATCGAACGGTCGAGCACGGTGCCGGTGGTGTCGCATTATAATATAGCGCCGGTGCTGGACATTTATGCGACGGTGCAGGGCCGCGACCTGGGCGCGGTGGCGGGCGACATCAATGCCGCGACCAAGGCGCTGGAGGGCGACGTGCCCAAGGGCGCGACCGTGACGATGCGCGGCCAATATGCGACGATGAACACCGCTTTCTCCGGGCTGGGCTTTGGTCTGGCGGGCGCGATCGTGCTGATCTACCTGTTGATCGTGGTCAATTTCCAGAGTTGGGTCGATCCGTTCGTCATCATCACCGCCCTGCCCGCCGCGCTGGCCGGGATCGTGTGGATTCTGTTCATCACCGGCACCACCCTGTCGGTCCCGGCGCTGACCGGCGCGATCATGTGCATGGGCGTCGCCACCGCCAACTCGATCCTGGTCGTCAGTTTCGCGCGCGAGAAGCTGGCCGAGTTTGGCGACGCGACCAAGGCGGCGATGGAGGCGGGGCTGGTGCGGTTCCGCCCGGTGCTGATGACCGCGCTCGCCATGATCATCGGCATGGGGCCGATGGCGCTGGGCCTGGGCGAAGGCGGCGAGCAGAATGCGCCACTGGGCCGGGCCGTGATCGGCGGGCTGGTCTGCGCCACGATCGCCACGCTCTTCTTCGTGCCCGTCATCTTCGCCTTCGTCCACCGCCGCCACAAGGCCACCGACCCCCAGATGGAAATGCAGCCCAGCCATGCAGGATAA
- a CDS encoding efflux RND transporter periplasmic adaptor subunit, translated as MQDNQPAPDMTATGPDSRMLKRVGIGAGVIALAAVAIGAATRISATNELRDTAQKAAIPSVAVVSPQSDAKGGALVLPGNVQAYNSAAIYARTNGYVSRWLADIGDNVRAGQSLAVLDAPEIDQQLAQAQADYQTALANQRLAGTTAKRWSVMLAKDAVSQQESDEKAGDLAAKSALSNAALANVKRLRALQGFTRLAAPFDGVVTSRAAQIGALVVAGNAASQPLFTVSDIHRMRIYVRVPQGYSAQVKVGMPAMLTLPEFPGRSFTATMTRSAGAVDAQSGAVLVELQAANPDRALKPGAFAQVRFDVGQGGGNGLSLPGSAILYGNDGPTVAVVGRDSRVTVRPITIGRDEGATVLVASGIRPGERVIDSPPDSIRSGDRVNVQSGGKGA; from the coding sequence ATGCAGGATAATCAGCCCGCCCCAGACATGACCGCGACCGGTCCCGACAGCCGGATGCTGAAGCGCGTAGGGATCGGCGCGGGCGTCATTGCTTTGGCGGCGGTGGCGATCGGCGCGGCGACCCGGATCAGCGCGACCAATGAGTTGCGCGATACGGCGCAGAAGGCGGCGATCCCGTCGGTCGCTGTCGTGTCGCCGCAGAGCGATGCCAAGGGCGGGGCGCTGGTGCTGCCGGGCAATGTCCAAGCCTATAACAGCGCGGCCATTTATGCGCGGACCAATGGCTATGTCAGCCGCTGGCTGGCCGATATCGGCGACAATGTGCGGGCGGGCCAGTCGCTCGCGGTGCTGGACGCGCCGGAGATCGACCAGCAATTGGCGCAGGCGCAGGCGGATTATCAGACGGCGCTGGCCAACCAGCGGCTGGCGGGGACGACGGCCAAGCGGTGGAGCGTGATGCTGGCCAAGGACGCCGTGTCGCAGCAGGAATCGGACGAGAAGGCGGGCGACCTGGCGGCGAAGTCGGCGCTGTCCAATGCGGCGCTGGCCAATGTGAAGCGGTTGCGTGCGCTGCAGGGCTTCACCCGGCTCGCCGCGCCCTTCGACGGGGTGGTGACGAGCCGGGCGGCGCAGATCGGCGCGCTGGTGGTGGCGGGCAATGCCGCGTCGCAGCCTTTGTTCACCGTGTCCGACATCCACCGGATGCGCATCTATGTGCGCGTGCCGCAGGGCTATTCGGCGCAGGTGAAGGTGGGGATGCCGGCCATGCTGACGCTGCCGGAGTTTCCCGGCCGCAGCTTTACCGCGACGATGACGCGCAGCGCAGGCGCGGTTGATGCGCAATCGGGCGCGGTGCTGGTGGAGTTGCAGGCGGCTAATCCCGACCGGGCGTTGAAGCCGGGGGCGTTCGCGCAAGTGCGCTTCGATGTCGGCCAAGGGGGCGGAAACGGCCTCAGCCTACCGGGCAGCGCGATCCTGTATGGCAATGACGGGCCGACCGTTGCGGTGGTCGGGCGCGACAGCCGCGTGACCGTGCGGCCTATCACCATCGGCCGCGACGAGGGCGCGACGGTGCTGGTAGCGAGCGGGATCAGGCCCGGCGAGCGGGTGATCGATTCCCCGCCGGATTCGATCCGGTCGGGCGACAGGGTGAATGTGCAGAGCGGTGGCAAGGGTGCGTAG
- a CDS encoding LysR substrate-binding domain-containing protein, protein MDLRHLRYFLCVADEMHFGRAAQRLGMSQPPLSQQIRALEQELGVRLFDRTSRRVALTEAGRLFLPEARKTLIQADRAAQVARQTQDGHLGRLAMGFTASAPFVPQIADALYDFRQSYPQVDLKLHELGRDDQVTWIERGDLDIGIMRGVQPPSLPPGLQACWLLEEDMLLALRQDHALARRDADPGIADLAGVPFVLYGTTSSADFNDHFFALCDQAGFKPHITLEVGSFATLLGLVAAGFGVTILARSLSRLHVDKLVLRPLFPPVRTRLWMIHKDDLPPTAQAFRAVILQAISGHDAGAKDA, encoded by the coding sequence ATGGACCTGAGACATTTACGCTATTTCCTGTGCGTCGCCGACGAGATGCATTTCGGCCGCGCCGCCCAGCGGCTGGGCATGTCGCAACCGCCACTTAGCCAGCAGATCCGGGCGCTGGAGCAGGAACTCGGCGTCCGCCTGTTCGACCGAACCAGCCGCCGCGTCGCCCTGACCGAGGCAGGCCGCTTGTTCCTGCCCGAAGCGCGCAAGACCCTGATCCAGGCCGACCGGGCGGCGCAGGTCGCGCGTCAGACGCAAGATGGCCATCTAGGGCGGCTCGCCATGGGCTTTACCGCGTCGGCCCCCTTCGTACCGCAAATCGCCGACGCCCTTTACGACTTCCGCCAGAGCTACCCCCAGGTCGATCTAAAGCTCCACGAACTCGGCCGCGACGATCAGGTCACCTGGATCGAGCGCGGCGATCTCGACATCGGCATCATGCGCGGCGTCCAACCGCCGTCGCTCCCGCCCGGCCTCCAGGCCTGCTGGTTGCTGGAGGAAGACATGCTGCTTGCCCTGCGACAGGACCATGCACTGGCCCGGCGCGATGCCGATCCCGGCATCGCCGATCTCGCCGGCGTCCCCTTCGTCCTCTACGGCACCACCAGCAGCGCCGACTTCAACGACCATTTCTTCGCTCTATGCGATCAGGCCGGGTTCAAGCCCCACATCACGCTGGAAGTCGGCAGCTTCGCGACCCTATTGGGCCTGGTCGCCGCGGGCTTCGGCGTCACTATCCTCGCCAGATCGCTCTCCCGCCTGCATGTCGACAAACTGGTCCTGCGCCCGCTCTTCCCGCCGGTCAGGACGCGTCTGTGGATGATCCACAAGGACGACCTGCCGCCCACCGCCCAGGCCTTCCGCGCGGTGATCCTCCAGGCCATATCGGGGCATGACGCCGGAGCGAAAGACGCGTAA